A single region of the Brachypodium distachyon strain Bd21 chromosome 3, Brachypodium_distachyon_v3.0, whole genome shotgun sequence genome encodes:
- the LOC100844585 gene encoding G-type lectin S-receptor-like serine/threonine-protein kinase At2g19130, giving the protein MYMSHPYVRPCVRTRDRRTYSCLRTNAIGTACLAISPPGAYPIHLQINMSLIVVAAVAFCLAPCLVAAADTVSARRPLRGNDTVVSAQGKFEAGLFSPGSSGRFYLGIWYKNIPVHTVIWVGNRASPLSNATSAELRVSPDDGNLELVGFTADGSAAPGVVWSSNLSLSSPGSSNNTAEIRDNGNLVLLDGGNSSNVLWQSFDHPTDTLVPEAWLGEDKLTGVYQRMTSWRNAEDPAPGLFSNTIDTNGTSEFFYFWNGSRMYWRSGVWTGRVFALLPEAVNNVLFNQTYVETPAHRRLSWALYDNATITRQVMDNTGQAKQYIWVPASQSWQFFWAAPTVQCDVYAVCGALGVCDQRSQPSCRCPPGLEPASENDWRLSDWTGGCRRSSPLVCARNGSTTDGFQALTNVKLPDDPLALDHAKSKAECESACLNNCSCQAYTFSDGGGCAVWHGEFRNLQQLYADSTASGSELHLRLSESGLRDLSRGSKKKGGVEWPVVLGIVLACVAALVASALLAWVLLSRRRRRLRNMANEKGSSLAVYSYGDLRAATKNFSERLGGGGFGSVYRGVLKDGEGNSTEVAVKKLEGLRQGDKQFRAEVNTLGRIQHVNLVRLLGFCSSGDDKLLLVYEYMPNGSLEGYLFKAGSSCPSWRDRYGIMLGVARGLAYLHDGCRERIIHCDVKPENILLDKDLCAKIADFGMAKLVGRDFSRALTTMRGTVGYLAPEWISGLPISAKADVYSFGMVLFELISGRRNADLQGEGAGQSSSSGAAGGEEEEDSNGGSDADAGRRVLMFFPVWAAGKVAEGEVGAVADPRLRGDVSEEQLERACRTACWCIQDQEEHRPTMAQVVQALEGVIPVHMPPMPRALQNLV; this is encoded by the coding sequence ATGTACATGAGTCATCCATATGTCAGACCTTGTGTTCGCACGCGAGATCGTCGTACATATAGCTGCCTGCGTACAAACGCGATAGGAACTGCGTGCCTCGCCATCTCTCCTCCCGGAGCATATCCGATCCACCTGCAAATTAACATGTCACTGATCGTCGTCGCAGCCGTCGCGTTTTGCTTGGCTCCATGTCTCGTGGCAGCGGCGGACACCGtgtcggcgcggcggccgctgcgggGCAACGACACGGTGGTCTCGGCGCAGGGCAAGTTCGAGGCCGGCCTCTTCAGTCCTGGCAGCTCCGGCCGGTTCTACCTTGGTATCTGGTACAAGAACATCCCCGTCCACACAGTCATCTGGGTCGGCAACCGCGCGAGCCCACTGTCCAACGCCACATCCGCCGAGCTCCGGGTATCCCCTGACGACGGCAACCTCGAGCTCGTCGGCTTCACTGCAGACGGCTCGGCCGCGCCGGGCGTCGTGTGGTCGTCAAATCTGTCTCTGTCGTCTCCGGGGTCCAGCAACAACACCGCGGAGATCCGCGACAACGGCAACCTGGttctcctcgacggcggcaACTCCTCCAACGTGCTCTGGCAGAGCTTCGACCACCCGACGGACACGCTGGTGCCGGAAGCGTGGCTTGGGGAGGACAAGCTCACCGGCGTGTACCAGAGGATGACGTCGTGGCGGAACGCCGAGGACCCGGCGCCGGGACTGTTCAGCAACACGATTGACACCAACGGCACCAGCGAGTTCTTCTACTTCTGGAACGGGTCCCGCATGTACTGGCGGAGCGGCGTCTGGACGGGCCGCGTGTTCGCTCTGCTGCCGGAGGCGGTGAACAACGTGCTCTTCAACCAGACCTACGTGGAGACGCCGGCGCACCGGCGGCTCAGCTGGGCGCTCTACGACAACGCCACCATCACGCGCCAGGTCATGGACAACACGGGCCAGGCCAAGCAGTACATCTGGGTGCCCGCCAGCCAGAGCTGGCAGTTCTTCTGGGCCGCGCCCACCGTGCAGTGCGACGTGTACGCCGTCTGCGGCGCCCTGGGCGTCTGCGACCAGAGGAGCCAGCCGTCCTGCCGCTGCCCGCCCGGGCTCGAGCCGGCGTCGGAGAATGACTGGAGGCTCAGCGACTGGACCGGCGGGTGCCGCCGGAGCTCGCCGCTCGTGTGCGCGCGCAACGGGTCGACCACGGACGGGTTCCAGGCGCTGACGAATGTTAAGCTTCCCGACGACCCGCTCGCCCTGGACCACGCCAAGAGCAAAGCAGAGTGCGAGTCGGCTTGTCTAAACAACTGCTCTTGCCAAGCTTACACCTtctccgacggcggcgggtgcGCCGTCTGGCACGGCGAGTTCCGCAACCTCCAGCAGCTGTACGCGGACTCCACGGCCTCGGGTTCAGAGCTGCATCTCCGGCTTTCAGAATCAGGACTGCGAGATTTGAGCAGAGGAAGCAAGAAGAAAGGGGGAGTAGAATGGCCTGTTGTTCTTGGCATCGTGTTGGCCTGTGTGGCAGCATTGGTCGCATCGGCGCTGCTAGCCTGGGTTCTTCTTTCCAGGAGGAGACGAAGACTGCGCAACATGGCCAACGAGAAGGGCTCCTCCTTGGCCGTGTACAGCTACGGCGacctccgcgccgccaccaAAAACTTCTCGGAGCGGCTGGGCGGGGGAGGCTTCGGCTCCGTGTACCGCGGCGTCCTCAAGGACGGAGAGGGAAACAGCACCGAGGTGGCGGTGAAGAAGCTGGAAGGTCTCCGGCAGGGAGACAAGCAGTTCCGGGCGGAGGTGAACACGCTTGGGCGCATCCAGCATGTCAACCTCGTCCGGCTCCTCGGATTCTGCTCGTCGGGCGACGACAAGCTTCTGCTGGTCTACGAGTACATGCCCAACGGCTCCCTGGAAGGCTACCTCTTCAAGGCAGGCAGCTCATGCCCGAGCTGGCGCGACCGCTACGGCATCATGCTGGGCGTGGCCAGAGGGCTGGCGTACCTGCACGACGGCTGCCGGGAGCGCATCATACACTGCGACGTGAAGCCGGAGAACATACTGCTGGACAAGGACCTGTGCGCCAAGATCGCCGACTTCGGGATGGCGAAGCTGGTGGGGAGGGACTTCAGCCGGGCGCTGACCACGATGCGGGGCACCGTCGGGTACCTGGCGCCGGAGTGGATCTCCGGGCTGCCCATCAGCGCCAAGGCggacgtgtacagcttcgggATGGTGCTCTTCGAGCTCATCTCGGGCCGGCGCAACGCCGACCTCCAGGGTGAGGGCGCCGGGCAAAGCAGTTCATCcggcgccgctggcggcgaggaggaggaggacagcaATGGGGGCAGCGACGCTGACGCAGGGCGGCGCGTGCTGATGTTCTTCCCGGTgtgggcggcggggaaggTGGCCGAGGGGGAAGTGGGCGCCGTGGCGGACCCGCGGCTTCGCGGCGACGTGAGCGAGGAGCAGCTGGAGCGGGCGTGCAGGACGGCGTGCTGGTGCATCCAGGACCAGGAGGAGCACCGGCCTACCATGGCGCAGGTCGTGCAGGCGCTGGAGGGCGTCATCCCCGTCCACATGCCGCCGATGCCACGGGCGCTGCAGAACCTGGTGTAA
- the LOC100832979 gene encoding probable NAD(P)H dehydrogenase (quinone) FQR1-like 1 — protein sequence MGKGGGCVPSKKRQPPATTVAAAPSSSSAAAVPRDAPEEALDSAAEEPRRTLRLYIVFYSMYGHVEALARHAAAGAGAVEGVEVVLRRVPETLSPEVLEKMQAPDKDPAVPVIAAPADLEEADGVLFGFPTRYGAMAAQMKAFFDSTGSLWEKQGLAGKPAGFFVSTGTQGGGQETTAWTAITQLVHHGMLFVPIGYTFGSGMFNMDDIRGGSPYGAGVFAGDGSRQPSEAELSLAEHQGRYMAAFVKKLAQV from the exons ATGGGCAAGGGGGGCGGCTGCGTCCCCAGCAAGAAGCGCCAGCCGCCGGCtaccaccgtcgccgccgcgccctcgtcgtcatccgccgccgcggtgccgCGGGACGCGCCCGAGGAGGCCCTGGACTCGGCGGCTGAGGAGCCCAGGCGGACGCTGCGGCTGTACATCGTATTCTACTCGATGTACGGGCACGTGGAGGCGCTGGCGCGTCATGCGGCAGCGGGGGCGGGCGCGGTGGAGGGGGTGGAGGTCGTCCTGCGGCGGGTCCCGGAGACGCTCTCGCCGGAGGTGCTGGAGAAGATGCAGGCGCCGGACAAGGACCCCGCCGTCCCGGTCATCGCAGCGCCTGCCGACCTGGAGGAGGCTGACGGGGTGCTGTTCGGGTTCCCGACCAGGtacggcgccatggccgcgcagATGAAGGCCTTCTTCGACTCCACGGGCTCCCTCTGGGAGAAGCAGGGGCTCGCGGGGAAGCCCGCCGGCTTCTTCGTCAGCACCGGCACccaaggcggcggccaggAGACCACTGC TTGGACGGCGATCACCCAGCTGGTGCACCACGGGATGCTCTTCGTCCCAATCGGCTATACCTTCGGCTCTGGCATGTTCAACATGGATGACATCAGAGGAGGCAGCCCCTACGGTGCTGGAGTCTTTGCTGGCGACGGCAGCAGGCAGCCCAGCGAGGCAGAGCTTTCCCTTGCCGAGCACCAGGGCAGATACATGGCTGCCTTCGTGAAGAAGCTCGCTCAGGTCTGA
- the LOC100844895 gene encoding protein EMSY-LIKE 3, with translation MWGQVYSPRKRAGQECRHEPRGGVGASDAGDTAFRIHCLSRSAYAAVLRAFCAQSYLFPVAKQECLAELRNGLKLSGSEHQECIVKASTNSHIKSLRYALYKGKNGNAEAMKGSLGLACVIPDAGDAAFQIHCLERSAFASVLRAFCAQSDLLSWAKLINKLRNELRLSDTEQREVIARVSSDDYIKSLRKYSLANYSGLTKKTLAFDVRVVVPDKIDKTGQSFTSSAQQLPMPANTTSLARNIGILGTSPTAKNGPCFGLHAVVPAKKLKSGNGSALTYFKCPPCAEQSPVAVSSMLSESSIDDPLEHKKSLCDIKAGCAVYPMFEEKQRQSNAGQVPLCVHPDMQASRKMGAEVSPMSRFKSLSFIIYGAENANDGSDIVKIHLTSSLLKKVETQLMRGKPNPAMFNTAKSILKDQERHLLDALVELSEVSSAAACPGQHDEETPPLLKSVSSSSYEEAPATASTCTAITGPRGAEAARGEAFETKGAQGRELEPAAKRAWRPTVKLLESEWVKCLPRKGKKRMHASPPPAPGQCTALLAGCV, from the exons ATGTGGGGCCAGGTTTACAGCCCACGCAAGCGGGCAGGTCAGGAGTGCAGGCATGAGCCAAGAGGAGGCGTCGGTGCATCAGATGCTGGAGATACTGCATTTCGGATTCACTGTTTGAGCCGATCGGCATATGCTGCTGTGTTGAGAGCGTTCTGTGCTCAGTCATACCTTTTTCCAGTG GCCAAGCAAGAATGTCTTGCTGAATTGAGAAATGGACTTAAATTATCAGGCAGTGAGCACCAAGAATGCATTGTAAAGGCCAGTACAAATAGCCATATCAAGTCTTTAAG GTATGCTTTATACAAGGGAAAGAATGGTAATGCTGAAGCTATGAAGGGTTCTCTAGGTCTTGCATGTGTGATACCAGATGCTGGAGATGCTGCATTTCAGATTCACTGCCTGGAGAGATCAGCATTTGCTTCTGTGTTAAGAGCTTTCTGTGCTCAGTCAGACCTCCTCTCATGG GCCAAGCTTATTAATAAGCTGAGAAATGAACTTAGATTATCGGACACTGAGCAGCGAGAAGTTATTGCGAGGGTCAGTTCAGATGACTATATCAAGTCTCTGAG GAAATACAGTTTAGCTAATTACTCTGGTCTTACGAAGAAGACTCTTGCTTTTGACGTACGTGTTGTGGTTCCTGATAAGATTGACAAAACTGGACAATCCTTCACCTCATCGGCTCAACAATTACCAATGCCAGCAAACACAACGTCACTAGCAAG GAACATTGGCATATTAGGTACCTCTCCTACAGCCAAAAACGGTCCTTGTTTTGGTCTTCACGCCGTGGTGCCTGCTAAGAAGTTGAAATCTGGAAATGGGAGTGCATTAACATACTTTAAATGCCCCCCTTGCGCTGAACAATCGCCGGTGGCAGTTTCTTCTATGCTGTCG GAAAGTTCCATAGATGATCCTCTTGAACATAAGAAATCACTATGTGACATAAAGGCTGGATGCGCTGTATATCCCATGTTCGAAGAAAAGCAGCGCCAATCAAATGCTGGTCAAGTTCCTTTGTGTGTCCATCCAGATATGCAGGCATCAAGGAAAATGGGAGCTGAAGTGTCTCCGATGAGCAGATTTAAGAGCTTGAGTTTTATCATTTACGGTGCTGAAAATGCCAATGATGGTTCTGACATAGTTAAGATCCACCTAACTTCTAGCCTTCTAAAAAAG GTTGAAACACAGTTAATGAGAGGGAAGCCAAATCCAGCTATGTTTAACACGGCGAAGTCAATCCTTAAA GATCAAGAAAGACACCTTTTGGATGCACTTGTTGAACTCTCTGAAGTATCATCTGCTG CGGCGTGCCCTGGCCAGCACGACGAGGAGACGCCACCGCTGCTGAAGTCGGTGAGCAGCTCGAGCTACGAAGAGGCGCCCGCCACCGCCTCGACCTGCACCGCGATCACGGGGCCGCGTGGGGCAGAAGCAGCACGGGGGGAGGCTTTCGAGACCAAGGGCGCGCAAGGGAGGGAGCTCGAGCCGGCGGCCAAGCGGGCCTGGCGCCCCACCGTTAAGCTCTTGGAGTCGGAGTGGGTCAAGTGTCTTCCaaggaaggggaagaaaaGAATGCATGCGtcaccaccgccggcgccgggtcaGTGCACTGCATTATTGGCTGGATGCGTGTAA
- the LOC104583652 gene encoding cation/calcium exchanger 1: MAKPSSAATAAVGAKVLIACLNVGFLLLLTFFCLSRPGVEAAVPLLLDGVGQRLDQDKCDYHGDSGSAFERGRGHVDYLYLFYCVCGEERRALGYAFVAAWLAVLFYLLGDTAAVYFCSSLEGLSRLLRLSPAIAGATLLSLGNGAPDALSTIASFASGGGGEGGGRGTTVVGLNGLLGGALFVSSAVLGVICLRPGGPGRGFPVDRRSFFRDASFLLLALTAVAVVLAAGKVNIWGALAFTSLYLFYVLAVAFTHGRDRGSRVGGGEEETDHTNAALSELCDVAETNFYPYQDQEEPLLPETAPLLQYHADDESTKKSKRASVFWSAVRVLELPLYLPRRLTIPDASKERWSKPAAVTAAALSPLFLSFLWSHTALALLLGGLAGVPMGLAAFLTTDTDAPPTRFRSAWLAGGFVMSVAWAYVIANELLSLLVSASLVLAVDPATLGLTVLAWGNSLGDLVANVAVAMSARGGGGGAQVAVAGCYGGPVFNVLVGLGLSLVLSCWAGYPRPVEIPREARLYQTLGFVAAGVLWTLVMLPRKGMWVDRTLGFGLLGIYFCFLCASVLQALGIV; this comes from the coding sequence ATGGCCAAGCCTTCTTCTGCCGCGACGGCAGCCGTGGGGGCGAAGGTGCTCATCGCCTGCCTCAACGTCGGCTTCTTACTCTTGCTCACCTTCTTTTGCCTCTCGCGCCCCGGCGTCGAAGCTGCCGTTCCCCTCTTGCTCGACGGCGTAGGTCAGCGGCTCGATCAGGACAAGTGCGACTACCACGGCGACTCTGGGTCAGCATTTGAAAGGGGGCGGGGCCACGTCGATTACCTGTACCTGTTCTACTGCGTTTGCGGCGAGGAGCGCCGGGCTCTCGGGTACGCCTTCGTGGCGGCGTGGCTCGCCGTGCTCTTCTACCTCCTGGGCGACACCGCGGCGGTGTACTTCTGCTCCAGCCTCGAGGGCCTCTCGCGGCTGCTCCGCCTgtccccggcgatcgccggcgccACGCTCCTGTCGCTCGGCAACGGCGCGCCCGACGCGCTCTCCACCATCGCCTCCTtcgcgtccggcggcggcggggagggaggagggagagggaccACCGTCGTGGGGCTCAacggcctcctcggcggcgcgctgtTCGTCTCCTCCGCCGTTCTCGGCGTCATCTGCCTCCGCCCCGGCGGCCCCGGCCGCGGGTTCCCCGTCGACAGGCGCAGCTTCTTCCGGGACgcgtccttcctcctcctcgccctcaCCGCCGTggccgtcgtcctcgccgccggcaaggTCAACATATGGGGAGCTCTCGCCTTCACCTCCCTCTACCTCTTCTacgtcctcgccgtcgccttcACCCACGGCCGCGATCGAGGATCgcgcgtcggaggaggagaggaagagacgGACCACACCAACGCCGCCTTGTCAGAGCTCTGCGACGTCGCCGAGACGAATTTCTATCCGTACCAGGACCAGGAAGAACCACTGCTCCCTGAGACCGCGCCCCTCCTGCAATACCATGCCGATGATGAATCCACGAAGAAGAGTAAGAGGGCGAGTGTGTTCTGGTCCGCGGTGCGCGTGCTGGAGCTGCCTCTGTATCTGCCGCGGCGGCTGACGATCCCGGACGCGAGCAAGGAGCGGTGGAGCAAgccggcggcggtcaccgCGGCCGCCCTttcccctctcttcctctccttcctctggAGCCACAccgccctcgccctcctcctcggcggtCTCGCGGGCGTCCCCATGGgcctcgccgccttcctcaCCACGGACACCGACGCGCCGCCGACGAGATTCCGCTCGGCCTGGCTCGCCGGCGGCTTCGTCATGAGCGTAGCCTGGGCGTACGTCATCGCCAACGAGCTCCTCTCCCTGCTGGTGTCCGCCAGCCTGGTGCTCGCCGTGGACCCAGCGACGCTGGGGCTGACCGTGCTGGCGTGGGGCAACTCGCTGGGCGACCTCGTCGCGAACGTAGCCGTAGCCATGtccgcgcgcggcggcggcggcggcgcgcaggtGGCCGTGGCCGGCTGCTACGGCGGGCCGGTGTTCAACGTCCTTGTCGGCCTCGGCCTGTCCTTGGTGCTCTCGTGCTGGGCTGGATATCCACGGCCTGTAGAGATTCCCAGGGAGGCCAGGCTTTACCAGACGCTGGGCTTCGTGGCTGCTGGAGTTTTATGGACTTTGGTCATGCTGCCGAGAAAGGGAATGTGGGTGGATAGGACGCTGGGATTTGGGCTTCTGGGCATATACTTTTGCTTCTTGTGTGCTAGCGTTTTACAAGCACTTGGGATCGTCTGA